The following proteins are encoded in a genomic region of Hirundo rustica isolate bHirRus1 chromosome 3, bHirRus1.pri.v3, whole genome shotgun sequence:
- the LOC120751319 gene encoding calpain-14-like, with the protein MPFLLCLKKKKSPVPLGRSIFQKHTPPIQQNYQALLELCLKDKRLFTDDAFPAHISSIGTGALLKKLPQNLQWKRPHALHKSPVFYAANRKQLDLCQGLVENCWFLAALEALTFHQDILAAVVPQNQSFERKYAGIFHFRFWHFGEWIDVVVDDRLPVNEAGELLFVSSVYKNVFWGALLEKAYAKLYGSYEDLQIGQVSEALVDFTGGVNTRIKLAEAPPDLWDILTRATYSRSLMGCQTHLGTTKVLKNGLVAGHAYTVTGIRKVTCQYGPENLVRLRNPWGKIEWKGDWSDSSCKWELLSPKEKILLRKKKEDGEFWMSLRDFKIHFVDLVICKLTPDLMSQEDGKKWMYSLKSGRWVKGSTAGGSLGFCNGNFWMNPQYWLNVLPVEDSKRSPSTCNVVISLMQKHSTKHRNRAPHLFIGFLLYKVDLQYQESNRKLPPGFFTRHQPVNKHQVFLDEREVTHDFHLEPCVYVIVPSTLEPQQESEFILRVFSRKHVLREMGGNTSFTLSKEIVDRYEGKIWEDFFTKHFEQNPEINAVQLQRILNNVSWRNFQSFRLNFSLDSCQGILALLDLNATGTLSIQEFRILWKRLLFYLV; encoded by the exons ATGCCTTTTCTGCtgtgcttgaaaaaaaaaaagtcacctgTGCCTTTAGGCAGGAGTATCTTTCAAAAACATACCCCTCCTATCCAGCAGAACTACCAGGCTTTgctggagttgtgcttgaaggaCAAACGGTTGTTCACAGACGACGCCTTCCCTGCTCACATCAGCTCTATTGGAACGGGAGCACTGCTGAAGAAACTGCCCCAAAATTTACAGTGGAAGAGGCCACAC GCTTTGCACAAAAGTCCTGTGTTTTATGCTGCAAACAGAAAGCAGCTTGATCTCTGCCAAGGACTGGTAG AGAACTGCTGGTTCCTGGCGGCCCTGGAAGCCCTGACATTCCACCAGGACATCTTGGCTGCAGTTGTGCCACAAAACCAGAGCTTTGAGAGGAAATACGCGGGCATTTTCCACTTCCGG TTCTGGCACTTCGGGGAATGGATTGACGTGGTGGTTGATGATCGCCTGCCGGTGAATGAGGCGGGGGAGCTGCTCTTTGTTTCCTCGGTCTATAAGAACGTGTTTTGGGGAGCCCTTCTGGAGAAGGCATATGCTAA acTCTATGGCTCCTATGAAGATCTGCAGATTGGGCAAGTTTCAGAAGCCTTGGTGGATTTTACAGGGGGTGTCAATACAAGGATCAAGCTTGCAGAAGCGCCTCCTGATCTGTGGGATATCCTGACAAGAGCCACCTACAGCCGATCTCTCATGGGCTGTCAGACACACTTAGGG ACAACAAAGGTCCTGAAGAATGGGCTTGTTGCTGGCCATGCCTACACAGTAACTGGTATTAGAAAG GTGACCTGTCAATATGGACCAGAAAACCTAGTGAGACTGAGAAATCCATGGGGAAAAATTGAGTGGAAAGGAGACTGGAGTGACAG CTCTTGCaagtgggagctgctgagccCGAAGGAGAAAATTTtgctgaggaaaaagaaggaggatGGAGAATTCTG GATGTCTCTGCGAGATTTTAAGATTCATTTTGTAGATTTGGTGATCTGTAAATTAACTCCAGACCTGATGAGCCAGGAAGATGGGAAAAAGTGGATGTACTCCTTGAAGAGTGGGAGATGGGTTAAAGGAAGTACAGCAGGAGGaagtctgggattctgtaatG GCAACTTTTGGATGAACCCTCAGTACTGGCTGAATGTGTTGCCAGTTGAAGACAGTAAGAGAAGCCCAAGCACATGCAATGTGGTCATATCCCTCATGCAGAAACACAGCACCAAACACCGGAACCGAGCCCCTCACCTGTTCATTGGATTTTTACTCTATAAG gtGGACCTACAG TACCAGGAGAGCAACAGAAAGCTGCCCCCAGGTTTCTTCACCCGACATCAGCCTGTGAACAAGCACCAGGTTTTCCTTGATGAGCGGGAAGTGACTCATGACTTCCATCTGGAGCCTTGTGTCTACGTGATTGTCCCATCCACCCTGGAGCCGCAGCAAGAGTCCGAGTTCATCCTGCGGGTCTTTTCCAGGAAGCACGTCCTTCG GGAAATGGGTGGGAACACGAGCTTCACCCTCTCTAAG GAAATTGTTGATAGGTATGAAGGCAAGATTTGGGAGGATTTCTTCACAAAGCATTTTGAACAG AATCCTGAAATAAATGCTGTTCAGCTCCAGAGGATCTTGAATAATGTATCTTGGAGAA atttcCAGAGTTTTCGCCTGAATTTCAGTCTGGATTCCTGCCAGGGTATCTTGGCACTCCTGGAT CTGAATGCCACTGGCACACtgagtatccaggaattcagaATCCTGTGGAAAAGGCTGCTTTTCTATTTGGTATGA